In one Pyxidicoccus xibeiensis genomic region, the following are encoded:
- a CDS encoding CarD family transcriptional regulator, with translation MQTSLKTGDKAVYPGQGVGEVMGIEHTEVAGQRQSFYVLRILENGMRIMIPINKVGSVGLREIISEEDVKQVYSILKEKDISVDSTTWNRRYREYMEKIKTGSVFEIAEVLRDLYLLKGDKDLSFGERKMLDTARSLLIKELSLAKDCSEEEIESDLKKIFNLA, from the coding sequence GTGCAGACCAGCTTAAAGACTGGTGACAAGGCGGTTTATCCGGGCCAGGGCGTCGGTGAGGTGATGGGTATCGAGCACACCGAGGTGGCCGGGCAGCGCCAGTCCTTCTACGTGCTGCGCATCCTCGAGAACGGGATGCGGATCATGATCCCGATCAACAAGGTCGGGTCGGTCGGCCTCCGCGAGATCATCAGCGAGGAGGACGTCAAGCAGGTCTACTCCATCCTCAAGGAGAAGGACATCTCGGTCGACTCCACGACGTGGAACCGTCGCTACCGGGAGTACATGGAGAAGATCAAGACGGGCTCCGTCTTCGAGATCGCCGAAGTGCTGCGCGACCTCTACCTCCTCAAGGGTGACAAGGACCTGTCTTTCGGTGAGCGCAAGATGCTCGATACCGCGCGCTCGCTGCTGATCAAGGAGCTGTCGCTGGCGAAGGACTGCTCCGAGGAAGAGATCGAGTCGGACCTGAAGAAGATCTTCAACCTCGCCTGA
- a CDS encoding carbohydrate-binding family 9-like protein, with translation MRLHSRVLLPLLTLTCLVTACRDEQAGPPQRAPRLPAPAQTRTLDAAPQDLTFRSGATFAGGAVVYLGSKVTPAKAAPGEQVRLSHYFQAQRPPPRGYGFFVHVVEAASGGMLVNADHEIQDGAAPLASWPVGKVIEDVHSVPMPSVPARVMLGFWNDSGRLPVDDARAHDGSQRMLGPVLGDSAPELPEYAVTRASKAPTLDGVLDDAAWKQARPVVLVGSFDGRPAQLRTEARLVYDDAHLYVAFDTEDPDVWGTLKNRDDPIYEQEVVEVFLDANADGRTYNELQVSPHGVIFDAYFPARRQGMDKSWDSGMKTALKVRGTLDDATDRDTGWTVELQIPFARLAEVPHVPPQKGDRWRFNLYRLEHPNRRNVEGQAFSPLFVGDFHALPRFAWLVFQ, from the coding sequence CGTCACCGCCTGCCGGGACGAACAGGCCGGTCCACCCCAGCGCGCGCCCCGCCTGCCCGCGCCCGCGCAGACGCGCACCCTGGACGCCGCGCCCCAGGACCTCACGTTCCGCAGCGGCGCCACGTTCGCTGGCGGCGCGGTGGTGTACCTGGGCTCGAAGGTGACTCCGGCGAAGGCCGCGCCCGGAGAGCAGGTGCGGCTGTCCCACTACTTCCAGGCGCAGCGCCCGCCGCCCAGGGGCTACGGCTTCTTCGTCCACGTCGTGGAGGCCGCCAGCGGGGGCATGCTCGTCAACGCCGACCACGAGATTCAGGACGGCGCCGCGCCGCTCGCATCCTGGCCCGTGGGCAAGGTCATCGAGGACGTCCACTCCGTGCCCATGCCGAGCGTCCCCGCGCGCGTGATGCTCGGCTTCTGGAACGACAGCGGGCGCCTGCCCGTGGATGACGCCCGCGCCCATGACGGCTCCCAGCGGATGCTGGGCCCGGTGCTCGGCGACAGCGCTCCGGAGCTACCCGAGTACGCCGTCACCCGCGCGAGCAAGGCGCCCACGCTCGATGGAGTCCTCGACGACGCGGCGTGGAAGCAGGCCCGGCCGGTGGTGCTGGTCGGCAGCTTCGACGGGCGCCCCGCCCAGCTGCGCACCGAGGCGCGCCTCGTCTACGACGATGCCCACCTGTACGTGGCCTTCGACACCGAGGACCCGGACGTCTGGGGCACGCTGAAGAACCGCGATGACCCCATCTACGAGCAGGAGGTGGTGGAGGTCTTCCTCGACGCCAACGCGGACGGGCGCACGTACAACGAGCTGCAGGTGTCCCCGCACGGCGTCATCTTCGACGCGTACTTCCCCGCTCGCCGGCAGGGCATGGACAAGAGCTGGGACTCAGGGATGAAGACGGCGCTGAAGGTCCGCGGCACGCTGGATGACGCGACGGACCGCGACACGGGCTGGACGGTGGAGCTGCAGATTCCCTTCGCGCGGCTGGCCGAGGTGCCCCACGTGCCGCCCCAGAAGGGCGACCGCTGGCGCTTCAACCTTTACAGGCTGGAGCACCCCAACCGTCGCAACGTGGAGGGGCAGGCCTTCTCACCCCTCTTCGTGGGCGACTTCCATGCGCTGCCGCGCTTCGCCTGGCTCGTCTTCCAGTAA
- a CDS encoding FHA domain-containing protein, with protein sequence MAPPNPKRPPRPPRPPGTQAPKDSDVELPFDDDEVDPLRADDPRPQRVPQFPAGSRRSKRQGGERGTRDHELSPRFDWSHEYSDPGFAPAFLYVERGPGVGQLVPVKQGPLVMGRSSSSDLRLQHPSISRRHAQLVRRGDRFVLKDLSSQNGTFLNRARVTSEVEVMPGDEISLGNALLRLRGPGSTPAVGEAVAVATVKQGRRRKGVGTLGVALIAAAVGSAVAALLTVIAVSVGGDEAGASVPPPPATEQGPAAPLKRLSSGETGPSEVEPQAPTGSAPEAPASGASAGEAKGMATAPGEAGTEPSAPGTSSAQEDGAAGSPPRLAAGPSALEVARGALGAPTRRQEPSREPSSGMARPERSGPPSPTARDIAEPSSPGARDVAAGGTRQARSETGDAVAADARPRSGKDGATEADVLRHYEAGDVAGAREQAKAAKLTSLHAQLARYESAEAEAHKAQERGDLPRAISQLTVAVSEDQALAQGWSKHGVSLRKRLAALHLQQGIAHAQAGEVAAARGAFEKALEHDAGNREARERLGRLSAAAAP encoded by the coding sequence ATGGCTCCACCGAACCCCAAGCGCCCGCCCCGCCCTCCCCGCCCGCCGGGTACGCAGGCGCCGAAGGACTCCGATGTGGAGCTGCCCTTCGATGATGACGAGGTGGACCCCCTCCGGGCTGACGACCCGCGCCCGCAGCGGGTGCCCCAGTTCCCGGCCGGCTCGCGGCGGAGCAAGCGCCAGGGCGGCGAGCGCGGCACCCGGGACCACGAGCTGTCCCCCCGGTTCGACTGGAGCCACGAGTACTCGGACCCGGGGTTCGCGCCTGCCTTCCTGTACGTCGAGCGGGGGCCCGGCGTCGGCCAGCTGGTCCCGGTGAAGCAGGGGCCGCTGGTGATGGGGCGCTCGTCGTCGTCCGACCTGCGGCTGCAGCACCCGTCCATCAGCCGCCGCCACGCGCAGCTGGTCCGGCGCGGGGACCGCTTCGTCCTGAAGGACCTGAGCAGCCAGAACGGCACCTTCCTCAACCGGGCCCGGGTCACCTCGGAGGTGGAGGTGATGCCGGGTGACGAGATTTCCCTGGGCAACGCGCTGCTGCGCCTGCGCGGCCCCGGGAGCACGCCCGCGGTGGGAGAAGCCGTCGCCGTCGCCACCGTCAAGCAGGGCCGGCGCCGCAAGGGCGTGGGCACCCTGGGCGTGGCGCTCATCGCCGCGGCCGTGGGCTCCGCCGTGGCGGCGCTGCTCACGGTCATCGCGGTGAGTGTGGGCGGTGACGAAGCAGGGGCGTCCGTGCCTCCGCCGCCCGCAACCGAGCAGGGCCCCGCGGCGCCCCTGAAGCGGCTGTCGTCCGGGGAGACCGGCCCCTCGGAGGTGGAACCCCAGGCTCCCACTGGCAGCGCGCCGGAAGCTCCGGCTTCGGGCGCCTCCGCTGGCGAGGCCAAGGGCATGGCCACCGCTCCTGGCGAGGCTGGAACGGAGCCCTCGGCGCCAGGGACCAGCAGCGCTCAGGAGGACGGAGCGGCAGGGAGCCCTCCCCGGCTGGCCGCCGGTCCCAGCGCACTGGAGGTGGCACGAGGCGCACTGGGGGCTCCGACGCGGCGGCAGGAGCCGTCGCGCGAGCCTTCGTCCGGCATGGCGCGGCCGGAGCGCTCCGGCCCCCCCTCCCCCACGGCGCGCGACATCGCCGAGCCCTCATCGCCCGGCGCCCGTGACGTGGCGGCCGGAGGCACGCGCCAGGCGCGCTCCGAGACGGGTGACGCAGTGGCCGCGGACGCGCGGCCCCGGAGCGGGAAGGACGGAGCGACGGAGGCGGACGTGCTGCGGCACTACGAGGCGGGAGACGTCGCCGGGGCGCGGGAGCAGGCCAAGGCCGCGAAGCTCACCTCGCTCCACGCACAGCTCGCCCGCTACGAGTCCGCCGAGGCCGAGGCTCACAAGGCGCAGGAGCGGGGCGACCTGCCGCGCGCCATCTCCCAGCTCACCGTCGCCGTGTCCGAGGACCAGGCGCTGGCCCAGGGCTGGAGCAAGCACGGCGTCTCACTCCGCAAGCGGCTGGCGGCGCTGCACCTGCAGCAGGGCATCGCGCACGCCCAGGCCGGCGAGGTGGCCGCGGCCCGAGGCGCCTTCGAGAAGGCCTTGGAGCACGACGCCGGCAATCGCGAAGCCCGCGAGCGGCTCGGCCGCCTCAGCGCCGCCGCAGCCCCTTGA
- a CDS encoding DNA internalization-related competence protein ComEC/Rec2: MDRHAWRDLGSRPLFFPALSVTLGALCAPATTLEAEPFLLCAALLGALGLALARLPRTPVPGAHLVVLLALGMMGAGLACWEARVEVPPGLAAGGPAVLEGEAERVERFDGATRVRLAVALAGAPTAALEPARFRVSLSLRGEPVALLPGQRVRVEAKLAPAAPPSNPGEKDFGAARRRQGVVFTAGAHAGRVLVLSPAPAWVRELEETRMRLAVAVHAVAPSRDAAALFLTLAAGQRAELDDSWEEAFSRAGLAHVLSVSGLHVAALALMTLALLRRGLVRAGSRWRMLDARQVAAPAAVPFVWAYVVFTGNQPPAVRSAVMATVALLGLALWRRSDALNALATAAAVLVAWAPSSVVDLSLRLSFLAVLGLVLLVPALRQALPLAAPDPREPRRLWRLWGQARESVAQTLSASAAATLAGLPVVAAAFGRVSLAGLVSNIVALPLCGLLTGLAAGGAALFVVSPLLATPVLWAGAWASELLLALTRFFAAVPLAAVEVPELGGLAAALYAAGLLLWALGSGRWRQGGWLAPLAVVGAMLAPWLMPEPGLRVTFLAVGQGDAVVLSSEGHHALVDGGGVPGGADPGERFVLPYLRHAGISRLDLAVLSHPHPDHALGLATALAQVPTERLWMPAGDGDGPLSRQVVAAAREARVEEVQAGHPPLRLGEATLEVLGPPGAEDRELLEGVNDRSVVLRVRHGAVTVLLTGDVEEAGEEALLAQVDEVTVMKAPHHGSRTSSTEALLARTRPRHVVFCVGRRNRYGFPHPEVEARYRALGSECWRTDVGGAITVESDGRDVRLVSFLPPEASPTDARVADGEGHPHPRGDDFRGSRSPAVDRRPEAHARPR; this comes from the coding sequence GTGGATCGTCATGCGTGGCGCGACCTGGGCTCGCGTCCCCTGTTCTTTCCCGCGCTGAGCGTCACGCTCGGCGCACTCTGCGCACCAGCAACAACCCTGGAAGCAGAGCCATTTCTCCTTTGTGCGGCGCTCCTTGGAGCACTCGGGCTGGCGCTTGCTCGCCTGCCTCGGACTCCGGTGCCGGGAGCCCACCTGGTGGTGCTCCTGGCGCTCGGAATGATGGGGGCGGGGCTGGCGTGCTGGGAGGCCCGCGTGGAGGTGCCCCCGGGGCTGGCGGCGGGAGGGCCGGCCGTCCTGGAGGGCGAGGCCGAGCGCGTGGAGCGCTTCGACGGCGCCACCCGGGTGCGGCTGGCGGTGGCACTCGCTGGAGCTCCCACGGCGGCCCTGGAGCCGGCGCGCTTCCGGGTGAGCCTGTCGCTGCGTGGCGAGCCCGTGGCGCTGCTGCCCGGCCAGCGCGTGCGCGTGGAGGCGAAGCTGGCGCCAGCCGCACCTCCCTCCAATCCCGGGGAGAAGGACTTCGGAGCGGCGCGGCGGCGGCAGGGCGTGGTGTTCACCGCCGGGGCCCACGCGGGACGTGTCCTGGTGCTCTCCCCCGCCCCGGCGTGGGTGCGGGAGCTGGAGGAGACGCGCATGCGGCTGGCGGTGGCCGTCCATGCGGTGGCGCCCTCGCGCGACGCGGCGGCCCTGTTCCTCACGCTGGCGGCCGGGCAGCGCGCGGAGCTGGACGATTCCTGGGAGGAGGCCTTCTCCCGCGCGGGGCTGGCGCACGTGCTGAGCGTCAGCGGGCTGCACGTGGCGGCGCTGGCGTTGATGACGCTGGCGCTGCTGCGGCGGGGGCTGGTGCGCGCGGGCAGCCGCTGGCGGATGCTGGACGCGCGCCAGGTGGCGGCGCCCGCGGCGGTGCCCTTCGTCTGGGCATACGTGGTCTTCACGGGCAACCAGCCGCCGGCGGTGCGCTCGGCCGTCATGGCCACGGTGGCGCTGCTGGGGCTGGCGCTGTGGCGGCGCTCGGATGCGCTCAACGCGCTGGCCACCGCCGCGGCGGTGCTGGTGGCCTGGGCGCCCTCCAGCGTGGTGGACCTGTCGCTGCGGCTGTCATTCCTCGCGGTGCTGGGGCTGGTGCTGCTGGTGCCCGCGCTGCGGCAAGCCCTGCCCCTGGCGGCGCCGGATCCGCGGGAGCCACGCAGGCTGTGGCGGCTGTGGGGCCAGGCGCGCGAGTCGGTGGCCCAGACGCTGAGCGCCAGCGCCGCCGCCACGCTGGCGGGACTGCCCGTGGTGGCCGCGGCCTTCGGGCGCGTGAGCCTGGCGGGGCTCGTCTCCAACATCGTCGCCCTGCCCCTGTGCGGCCTGCTCACGGGGCTGGCGGCGGGTGGGGCCGCGCTCTTCGTGGTGTCTCCCCTGCTCGCCACGCCGGTGCTGTGGGCCGGTGCCTGGGCGTCGGAGCTGCTGCTGGCCCTCACCCGCTTCTTCGCGGCGGTGCCCCTGGCGGCTGTCGAGGTGCCCGAGCTGGGCGGGCTGGCGGCGGCGCTCTATGCGGCGGGACTGCTGCTCTGGGCGCTCGGCTCGGGGCGGTGGAGGCAGGGCGGCTGGCTGGCGCCCCTGGCCGTCGTGGGGGCCATGCTGGCGCCGTGGCTCATGCCGGAGCCGGGCCTGCGCGTCACGTTCCTCGCCGTGGGCCAGGGGGACGCGGTGGTGCTCAGCTCGGAAGGCCACCACGCGCTGGTGGACGGAGGCGGCGTGCCCGGCGGCGCGGACCCGGGGGAGCGCTTCGTGCTCCCCTACCTCCGGCACGCGGGCATCTCCCGGCTGGACCTGGCCGTGCTGTCCCATCCCCATCCGGACCATGCGCTGGGACTGGCGACGGCGCTGGCGCAGGTGCCCACCGAGCGCCTGTGGATGCCCGCGGGTGACGGTGACGGCCCCCTGTCGAGGCAGGTGGTGGCCGCGGCGCGCGAGGCCCGCGTGGAGGAGGTCCAGGCCGGACATCCTCCGCTGCGCCTGGGCGAGGCCACGCTGGAGGTGCTGGGACCGCCCGGGGCCGAGGACCGGGAGCTGCTCGAGGGCGTGAATGACCGGAGCGTGGTGCTGCGCGTCCGTCACGGCGCCGTCACCGTGCTGCTCACGGGCGACGTGGAGGAGGCCGGCGAGGAGGCGCTGCTGGCGCAGGTGGACGAGGTGACGGTGATGAAGGCTCCGCACCATGGCTCGCGCACCTCCTCCACCGAGGCGCTGCTGGCACGCACGCGCCCCCGGCACGTCGTGTTCTGCGTCGGTCGGCGCAACCGCTACGGCTTCCCCCATCCCGAGGTGGAGGCGCGCTACCGGGCCCTGGGCAGTGAGTGCTGGCGGACGGACGTGGGGGGCGCCATCACCGTGGAGAGTGATGGCCGGGACGTCCGGTTGGTCTCCTTCCTGCCACCCGAGGCTTCGCCGACAGACGCCCGGGTTGCCGACGGGGAAGGTCATCCGCACCCTAGGGGCGATGATTTCCGAGGATCTCGATCTCCAGCAGTTGACCGCCGACCTGAAGCGCACGCTCGGCCCCGGTGA